In Salifodinibacter halophilus, the genomic window TATCGTTCAATCGCCGCCTCAGCGACCCAGCGAGGAGCAGACGATGACCGAACATGCCGTGGCAATAATTGGAGGCGGCCCGACCGGGCTGATGCTGGCCGCTGAGCTGGCGCTAGCCGGAATCGACGTCGCCGTCGTCGAGCGCCGCGCCAACCAAGGCCTGACCGGCTCGCGGGCCGGCGGCCTGCATTCCCGCACCATCGAGGTGCTGGATCAGCGCGGTATTGCTGGGCGTTTTCTCGCCGAGGG contains:
- a CDS encoding FAD-dependent oxidoreductase produces the protein MTEHAVAIIGGGPTGLMLAAELALAGIDVAVVERRANQGLTGSRAGGLHSRTIEVLDQRGIAGRFLAEG